A single window of Rhodococcus jostii RHA1 DNA harbors:
- a CDS encoding AAA family ATPase yields MVIEEINRGNPAQIFGEMLTLLEHDKRDPENALNLAYPRDREGPFHRSSNLHLIGTMNVADRSLAPVDMALRRRLAFFDLGPEYNDAWREFVIERGYNESVVDRIAVRMTRLNEVIEADPNLGKDYCIGHSYFTPGSVAATGEYFSERWCVRVIQLVRQAAGG; encoded by the coding sequence GTGGTCATCGAGGAGATCAACCGCGGCAATCCCGCACAGATCTTCGGCGAGATGCTCACCCTGCTCGAACACGACAAGCGCGACCCCGAGAACGCGCTGAACCTCGCCTACCCGCGGGACAGGGAAGGACCGTTTCATCGGTCCTCGAACCTGCACCTCATCGGCACGATGAACGTCGCGGACCGGTCCCTGGCCCCGGTCGACATGGCGCTACGGCGGAGACTTGCCTTCTTCGATCTGGGGCCGGAGTACAACGATGCCTGGCGCGAGTTCGTCATCGAACGCGGCTACAACGAATCGGTCGTTGACCGCATCGCGGTACGGATGACCAGGCTGAACGAGGTGATCGAGGCCGACCCGAACCTCGGCAAGGACTACTGCATCGGCCATTCGTACTTCACTCCGGGATCCGTCGCCGCGACGGGCGAGTACTTCTCGGAGCGCTGGTGCGTCCGGGTGATCCAACTGGTTCGACAAGCCGCAGGTGGCTAA